In Meleagris gallopavo isolate NT-WF06-2002-E0010 breed Aviagen turkey brand Nicholas breeding stock chromosome 2, Turkey_5.1, whole genome shotgun sequence, the following are encoded in one genomic region:
- the ROS1 gene encoding proto-oncogene tyrosine-protein kinase ROS, whose product MPYASPISLLIPQIHVCQLENCTAAEDVTPLYVTSPRKIVADPYNGYIFCLLEDGIYRANLPLFPETASAASLVVRSHTLRDFMINFQSKRLIFFNKTEQAFVSGFLDGSEFHTLRSHVPLDYMESFVYEDNIFTVTDGRAVFHEEISQVESSSFNEYVVDCSLEYPEYFGFGNLLFYAASTQPFPLPTLPRLVTVLFGLDQAVISWSPPEHAIGTSWSAWQNWTYDVKVSSQSPSEEEWVVSNITNTRFTVKDLVNFTEYEMSVRAVSPAGEGPWSEPFRGKTFEEAEEEPYILAVGTEGLWKQRLDSYGQGEFLHPDIRNISDLDWYNDTLYWSNSMGKVQTWLMNKKEGTIENACVPDIKNARMLAFDWLGQCLYWAGKANTIYRKPLLGGHMDVVAHVVYVVKDLVVDSVNGYLYWATTYTVESARLNGEEYLILQEHLQFSGKQVVGLALDLTSGFLYWLVQDSLCLNLYRISICKESCGNVIVTEFSGWSISEVSQNALQYYSGRLFWINRLKFITTQEVNQSVSIPFSEPAEFAAFTLVHTSLKPLPGNFSFTPKVIPNSVPESSFKIKGNSSSFHIIWSASTDVQWGTVFYCVGSNVLQMRSLESERCLHPHDLTVPSYKVDWLEPFALFDFSVTPYTYWGKAPTTSVYLRAPEGVPSAPANPRIYVLHNNIHEGEEKVLVEFRWDKPEMDNGVLTQFRVYYQLLYQSGAADTLMEWNVSDVKPTVLLFSIRDVLPRLTVRFQVQAFTSVGPGPMSDVVQRNSSEFFPVPNLITSSFNKLFLTDIDNNHTIWEVLTNTNIKDICYTANDDKVYYILEDSLFLLSVQSTSESQFFEDVFLHNVTAITVDWIARHLFVALKTSWNETQVFFIDLELKTKSLKALNIQLSKRNSTISSLQSYPFLSRLYWIEELDHGSRMFYYDILNNTMYHILGYESVEEKMRNYCNCNMAEAELGRPMSIDVSDIKEPQLLFIRGRDEIWASDVDGCHCWRITKIPSFQGTKIGSLTVDHQFIYWTVETKEYTEIFLANKESTRHSLQKKANHVLKILAYSSAMQSYPDKRCLTPLLDNEKPTILDTTNTSFTLSLPSVTTQQLCPRISQPTPTYLVFFREMTNNHENLTYHFSTIQQKTLEIQEPIAVISNLKPFSSYAIQVAVKNYYSDQNQLALGGETIGTTLCGGLFTFYSGFEHNSHLKEMFG is encoded by the exons ATGCCCTACGCATCTCCAATTTCTCTTCTCATTCCCCAGATACATGTTTGTCAGTTAGAGAActgcacagcagctgaagaTGTCACTCCTCTTTATGTGACATCTCCTAGGAAGATTGTAGCTGATCCCTATAATGG gtatattttctgtcttctggaAGATGGCATATACAGAGCAAaccttccactctttcctgaGACTGCCTCAGCAGCTTCACTAGTTGTGAGATCCCACACTTTGAGAGACTTCATGATCAACTTCCAGTCTAAGAGACTTATTTTcttcaacaaaacagaacaggcCTTTGTGTCAGGTTTTCTTGATGGTTCAGAATTTCACACTCTGCGATCACACGTGCCACTTGATTACATGGAGAGCTTTGTTTATGAGGATAACATATTTACTGTCACAGATGGCCGGGCAGTCTTCCATGAGGAGATCTCGCAAGTGGAAAGTTCTAGCTTCAATGAGTATGTTGTAGATTGCAGTTTGGAATATCCAGAGTATTTTGGCTTTGGCAATTTGCTTTTCTATGCAGCATCAACACAGCCTTTTCCTTTACCAACTCTTCCTCGGCTTGTCACAGTGCTATTTGGATTAGATCAAGCAGTGATCAGCTGGAGTCCACCTGAACACGCTATTGGAACCA GTTGGTCTGCTTGGCAGAACTGGACCTATGATGTGAAAGTGTCGTCTCAAAGTCCTTCTGAGGAGGAATGGGTTGTCTCAAACATTACTAACACCAGGTTTACCGTGAAGGATCTGGTCAACTTCACAGAGTATGAGATGTCAGTCAGAGCTGTGTCTCCTGCTGGTGAAGGACCATGGTCAGAGCCATTTAGAGGCAAGACATTTGAAGAAG CTGAAGAAGAACCATACATACTGGCAGTAGGGACAGAAGGGCTCTGGAAACAGCGGCTAGATAGCTACGGGCAAGGAGAATTCCTCCATCCTgatattagaaatatttcag ACCTCGACTGGTATAATGACACTCTATATTGGAGTAATTCCATGGGGAAAGTTCAGACCTGGTTGATGAATAAGAAAGAGGGTACCATTGAGAATGCTTGTGTGCCTGACATCAAAAATGCAAGAATGCTGGCCTTTGATTGGCTGGGACAATGCTTGTATTGGGCTGGCAAAGCAAATACG ATATACAGAAAACCACTGCTAGGAGGCCATATGGATGTTGTGGCTCATGTTGTATATGTAGTGAAGGATCTAGTGGTGGATTCAGTGAATGGCTATTTGTATTGGGCCACAACATATACAGTGGAGAGTGCAAGACTGAATGGAGAGGAGTACCTTATATTACAAGAGCATCTACAGTTTTCTGGCAAGCAG GTGGTTGGTTTAGCTTTGGATCTCACCTCTGGTTTTCTTTACTGGCTTGTGCAAGATAGTCTGTGTCTAAACCTATACAGAATTTCTATTTGCAAAGAAAG TTGTGGTAATGTCATAGTGACAGAATTCTCAGGATGGAGTATTTCAGAAGTATCTCAGAATGCACTTCAGTACTACAGTGGTCGTCTGTTCTGGATTAATAGGCTTAAATTCATTACAACTCAGGAAGTCAACCAGAGTGTTAGTATTCCCTTTTCAGAACCAGCTGAGTTTGCAGCCTTTACCCTTGTTCACACATCACTTAAACCTCTGCCAG GAAATTTCTCTTTTACACCAAAAGTCATTCCAAATTCAGTACCAGAATCTTCTTTCAAGATAAAGGGAAATTCTTCAAGTTTTCACATCATTTGGAGTGCTTCCACAGATGTGCAGTGGGGAACTGTCTTTTACTGCGTGGGATCAAATGTTCTACAAATGAGG TCTTTGGAGAGTGAACGGTGCCTCCATCCTCATGACCTGACAGTTCCATCCTACAAAGTTGATTGGCTGGAACCATTTGCACTCTTTGATTTTAGTGTGACTCCATACACATATTGGGGCAAGGCGCCAACAACATCTGTGTACCTTCGAGCCCCTGAAGGAG TTCCTTCAGCCCCTGCAAACCCTAGAATATATGTGTTGCATAATAACATACATGAAGGTGAAGAGAAAGTCCTTGTGGAGTTCAGATGGGACAAACCTGAAATGGACAATGGAGTATTAACACAATTCAGAGTTTACTATCAACTGTTGTATCAGAGCGGTGCTGCTGACACTCTCATGGAGTGGAATGTGAGCGATGTCAAACCCACTGTATTGCTCTTTTCAATCAGAGATGTGCTTCCTAGGCTCACAGTAAGGTTTCAG GTGCAAGCTTTTACATCTGTGGGCCCAGGACCTATGTCTGATGTAGTACAGAGGAATTCATCAG agtTTTTCCCTGTCCCAAATCTTATAACTTCTTCCTTCAACAAGTTGTTTCTTACTGACATAGACAATAATCATACCATATGGGAAGTTCtaacaaatacaaatataaagGATATCTGTTATACTGCTAATGATGACAAAGTGTATTACATCCTAGaagactctctttttcttctgagtgtACAGAGTACTTCAGAGTCTCAG tttttCGAAGATGTATTTCTTCATAATGTCACAGCCATCACAGTAGATTGGATTGCAAGACATCTCTTTGTTGCCCTGAAAACATCATGGAATGAAACTCAAGTATTTTTTATTGATCTGGAGCTCAAGACGAAGTCCTTAAAAGCCTTGAACATACAGTTGAGTAAACGTAATTCAACTATATCATCTCTACAGTCATATCCTTTTTTAAG CCGCTTGTATTGGATTGAAGAGCTTGATCATGGCAGCCGCATGTTTTATTATGATATACTGAATAATACCATGTACCACATTTTGGGATATGAATCAGTagaagaaaagatgaggaaCTACTGCAACTGTAACATGGCAGAAGCAGAGCTAGGAAGACCTATGAGTATAGATGTATCTGACATAAAGGAACCCCAACTGCTGTTTATCAGAGGAAGAGATGAAATATGGGCCTCAGATGTGGATGGTTGCCACTGCTGGAGGATTACCAAGATACCAAGTTTTCAAG GTACAAAAATTGGAAGCTTGACTGTAGATCACCAATTTATATATTGGACCGTTGAAACAAAAGAATACACAGAAATTTTTCTAGCAAATAAAGAAAGCACAAGACACTCtcttcagaagaaagcaaatcaTGTGCTGAAAATCTTAGCCTACAGCTCAGCAATGCAATCATATCCAG ATAAGAGGTGCCTGACTCCATTACTAGACAATGAGAAACCTACTATCCTTGATACAACAAACACTAGTTTTACGTTAAGCTTACCATCTGTAACAACACAGCAGCTATGCCCCAGAATATCCCAGCCTACACCAACATATCTggtatttttcagagaaatgacTAACAACCATGAGAACTTGACCTACCATTTCTCTACTATACAGCAAAAAACTTTG GAAATTCAGGAACCTATTGCTGTCATAAGCAACCTAAAACCATTTTCAAGCTACGCCATACAAGTTGCGGTGAAAAACTACTATTCAGATCAAAACCAGCTGGCTCTAGGTGGAGAGACAATCGGCACAACTCTATGTGGAGgtttgtttacattttattcTGGTTTTGAACATAATTCTCATCttaaagaaatgtttggatAG